The genomic stretch AGCCCTGAGCGTTGCGGAGGATGACTTCTCCGAAGTGGGGTCGGACACCCCGGCGGTGGCCGCCAGCGCCGAGCCCGAGCCTTCCCTGGAGGCGTCGTTCGCCGACCTGTCGATGGAGGTCGAGTCGGCACCGGATGCGCCGGTGGCGCCCACGGGCGACGCCCTGGCCTCGACGGAAGTGGAGGTCCCTTCCTCCGAGGTCGAGTTGCTGGACGGCACCGCCGACAGCGAGCCTGTCCTGGCCCACGAGCAGTCTCCCACCCCCATCGATGATGCGTGGGCCTCCGCGCCGCTCGCCGTCGAGCCTGAGCACGTGGACGTCGCCGATGCGGGCGACATCATCGACGTTGCCGCCATGGCGGAGCCGGAGGCGGCCTCGCAGGTTGCGGATTCCGAAATCGCGCTTGATGCCTCCGACATGGTCGAAGCGTCGGCTGCGGATACGACGGATGCGTGGGACGCGGGTGCGACGACCGACGTGACGGCTGATGCCATTGCGACGGCCGACCACGGCGCGACGGATTTCATCGCGGCCAGCGCGGGCGATACGTACGAGGCACAGCCCGCCGAATTTGCACTCGACACCGCGGATGTGGCTTCGGCCGAAGCCGAGCCCACCGAGATTGCGCTCGATGCAGCCGACGTGAGCGATGCGGCGGTTGAGCACGCCTCGGAGATGGCGTTCGACGCGTCTGCCGAAATCGCGCTCGACACTTCCGATGTCGCCGTGGCGGAGACCTATCCCGAGACGGCCCTCACGGCGTCTGACGCCAGCGATGCCTCGACGGCGGAAGCCTACCCCGCTGCCGACTTCGCGACGGCAGAGGCTTACCCTGCGACGGACTTCGCGACGGCGGAGGCCTACCCCGCGACGGACTTCGCGACGGCCGACGTCAGCGAGGCCGCGACGGCGGAGGCTTATCCCGAGGCGACGCTGACTGCCTTCGAGGCAAGTGATTCGACCGCAGCCGCTCCCGAGTTCGCGCTCGCGGCGTCGGATGTCATCGAAACGTCTGTTCCCGAGCCGGAGCTGGCGGCCGCGGATTCCAGCAGCGAAGTTGTCGCCGAGGCCTCCCCCTACGGCAGCGCAGCAGCCTCGTTCGAGCCCTTCGCCGAGACTGCCTTCAGCGAAGGCGATGCAACCGCCGCTGGCGAACCGTACACCGAAGCGGTGCTCGACGCCGCAGAGGTCAGCGACACGGCAGTGAGCGAGCACGCTTTCGCGACGTCCGAAGCGAGCGAGTCGGCCACTGCCGAGGCGTATCCGGAAGTAGCGCTCGACACCGCCGATGTCAGTGACGCGGCCACGATGGAGTTGGACTCGGCGACGACCGCTGCTGAAGCCACCTCCGACACGGCGCTCGCATCCAGCGAATGGGGCAGCACGGACGCGGTCGAGGAGTTTGCCACTACGGCGCATGCGGCCTCCGACGTCAGCGAATTGGCTGCCTTCGAGACTGCACCCGAGACGGCTCACAGCACCTACGACCACTCGAGTGAGACCTCTGCTGAGAACGAGCTCGTCCTCGACGCGACCGAGATGAGCGAGCCCGAAATCGCTCTCGATGCGTCCGATGTCGCCGAATCGCCTTCCGCCCAGTCGCCTTCCGAAATCACGCTCGACGCCACGGACGTCGCCGAGTCCGCTCCGATTGAGCCGGCCGCGGAGATTTCCCTGGAGGCCTCCGACGTCGCCGAGCCGCAGTCGGCTGAAATCACCCTCGATGCCTCGGAGGTGAGCGAAGAGTCTCCCGCGCAGCAGGGAAGCGTCCCGACGCTGGAGCTCAACGCGGCCGAGGTGTCGTCCGACGAGCCCTCGCTCGATGTCATCGATGTCGAGTCCGCGCCCGGACACGCCGGGGACGAGGCATCGTTCCAGGCCGCTGACGCCGGGAGCGAGCAGCCCACGCTCGAGGTTATCGAAGTCGGTACGGAGGCCACCGCTTCGGAAGTGGACTTTCCGCAGGGGGCTGCGCCCTTCGCGTCGTCGGATGTCCCATCGCTCAAGATCCGGCCGGTCCAGGCGGGTCCGGACCTCCACGCGGAAACGATCGAGGTGGTGGGAGATCCGCCGCATTCGTCCGCACGGCACTCCGCGCGCACGCCTTCCGCCGAGGAGATGTTCGACCTGAGCGGGAACCCCGAAGAGGCCGTGCCTCTCGTGGCAGCGAACGAGTTCCTGGCCCACGGCCACTTCACGCCGACCGATGAGCGCAGTGTGGCGATGGCGGAGGGTGACGCGGGCGCCATCGAGCTGCAGCCTGAATGGGCTTCCACTTCCGAGCAGCCCGCTGCGGAAGCGGCTCAGACGGAATGGGCCACTTCCGGTGAGCAGGCCGCTTCCAACGATGCGTATGCAGGCTGGGAGGATCCTGTTTCGGAAACCGTCGAACTCCAGGCGGAGTGGACAGAGCCTGTCACCGCTTCCGCGTGGACGACCTCCGAGCAAACGGTGCCTGCCACGAGCCACGCGGCGTGGGCGGCTTCCGATGCAGGCATCGCCTCCGAGGCTGGCCAGGCCGAGTGGACCGACTCCACCACCGAGCTCCAGCCCGAATGGGTTGCGGCCGAAGACGCGGCAGCCACTGAAGCTCAACCCGAGTGGGCCACCACCGCGGAGCAGACGCCCACCGAAGCGCAGGCGCAGTGGACCGAGACCGCCGCGCACGCCGCCCCCGGCAGCGAGCAGACGGAATGGGCTGCGAACACGCCAGACGCCACGCTCGAGGCGGCCCAGGCCGACTGGGCTTCCCCCTCCTCCGAGGCCGCGCCCGTCGAACCCCAAGCGGAGTGGGCTGAGCCGACCGCCGAGGACGGCCAGGCCCACTGGGCCACGGCTGAAGCGTCCCCGAGCGAAGGCTGGAACACGGCGTCGACTGAAGCAGCGCCCGTGGAAGTCCAGGCCGAGTGGGCCGAGTCTTCTGAGGCCGCGCCCACTGAGGTTCAGACCGATTGGTCGGCCCCTACGCCCGACGCGGCGCCGGTGGAAGTGCAAGCCGAGTGGGCCGACCCCGCCCAGCAGGATGGCGCCGCCCTGACGGCTGAACCTGCGGCGACGGAGGCCCAGGCCGGATGGGCTGCGCCAGAAACCGCTGACGCCACCACGGATGCCCAGGCAGGTTGGACGACGCCGGGAGCCGACACCGCTCAGTCGGAATGGACTGCCGCTTCGGAAAACGGGTGGGCGACCGCCGAGGCCGCGCAGCCCGAGTGGGCCACGCCCGTCGAGGAAGTCCAGACCGAATGGACTGCGCCTGCGACCGAAGCCGCCGCACAGCCCGAGTGGGCCACGCCTGCGACCGAAGCCGTGCCCGGCGAAGGTCCTCAGCCCGAATGGGCTTCGCCTGCGACCGAGGAAGTCCAGGCCGAGTGGGCGACGCCCGCAGCCGAAGCCGCCACATCGTCGGAGTGGGCTTCGCCTGAGACCGAGGGAGCCCAGTCCGAGTGGGCCACTCCCGCTGCCGATGCCGCGCAGGCCAGCTGGGCCGCAGCGCCCGTGGAAGCCGCGCAGCCGGAGTGGGCTGCGCCTGCGGCTGAAGAGGTTCAGGGCGAGTGGGCCTCTCCCGCTGCCGATGCCGCCGCCCCATCCGAATGGGCTTCGCCTGCGATGGAAGAGGCGCAAGGCGAGTGGGCCACTCCCGCAGCCGATGCCGCCGCTCCGTCGGAATGGGCTTCGCCTGCGACGGAAGAGGCGCAAGGCGAGTGGGCGAATCCCGCTGCCGAGGAAGCTCAGGCCGAGTGGGTAACGCCCGCGGAAGGCGCTGCGCCGTCGTCGGAGTGGGCTTCTCCTGCGACCGAGGAAGTCCAGGCTGAGTGGGCGACGCCCGCCGAAGGCGCTGCACCAGCATCGGAGTGGGCTTCGCCCGCGACGGAGGAAGTCCAGGCTGAGTGGGCGGCGCCTGCGACCGATGCCGCTGCAACGGCGTCGGAATGGGCTTCGCCCGCCACCGAGGAAATCCAGGCCGAGTGGGCCACGCCCACCACCGAAACCGCTGCCCAGCCGGAGTGGGCCTCGCCTGCGCCCGAAGCCGCCCAGCCCGCCTGGGCCGCCCCCACGGAAGGCGCGCAGGCAGAGTGGGCCGCCCCCGAGGCAGAAGAAGTCCAGGGCGAGTGGGCCGCCGCTCCGGCGGAGGGCGCTCAGCAGGAGTGGGCAACCCCCACGGAAGCCCCCCACGCCGAGTGGTCCACGCCCGCCACCGAGGAAGTCCAGGCCGAATGGGCCGACCCCATCGAGGAAGCCGCTCCGGCCGCCGAATGGGCCTCAACGAGCGCGCCTGCTGCCTCGCAGTGGGACACGCCCGCGGACAACGCCCCCGCGGCCTCCGAATGGAACGCGCCCTCAGGTGACGTGCCTGCCAACGCGTGGGCCTCCCCCACGCCGGACACGACACCTGCGGCGAGCGCGGAATGGTCCGCGACCAGCCACGACACCAGCGCGACCTGGGACGCCTCCGCCACCACCGAGTGGTCCTCGGAGCAGACGGCGAACTGGAACGAAGCGCCCGCTGAAGAGGTCTCCCTCGCGGACACGGCCACGCCTGCCTCCACGGAGTGGAATGACGCCTCCGTGGACGTGGAGCCCGTCATGGAGGAGGCCGAGCCCATCGAAGAGGCGTCCGAGTGGGAAGCCGAGCCCATCCAGGACAGCGCGCCCGTGACGTCGCAGTGGGCCGCCGCCAGCACGGACAGCCCCTTCGGCGCGGAGGCACAGGACTTCACCGAGGCCACGCCCATCGAGGAAGAAGAAGTCTCGATGGAGCTCGAGCAGGAGGTCTCCGAAATCGACGTCGAGGAAGAAGCCGTGGTGCCGCCGCCCGCGCCCATCGCCGCCTTCCCCGTCACCGCGCCGGCGCCCGCGCACTTCGCTCAAGCTGCCTCACTGGCCACCGCCGCGCAGCCGCAGCACACCGCCGTCGTCATGCCGGCCGCGCCCGCCAACAGCATCGCCGTGGAGCGTGAGCCGCTCTTCGACGACACCGCCATCGTCGGAGGCACGGCCCTCACCTCCTTCGTGGAAGGCGAGCACCGCGTCATCATCCACACCGTCGAAGGCCAGGTGAAGCGCGGCACCATCCGCGACGCGGACCTGCTCGACGAGGTCATCTCCCTGGAGCAGCAGAGCGGCTTCGCCGCCGAGCAGATTCCGGGCAAGCGCGTGAAGGCCATCTTCTTCATGCTCGCCGCCGGCGCGCGTCAGCCGCAGGTGGAGGGTCAGAAGATTCGGGTCACCTTCAACGACGGACGTCAGGTCGCGGGCTTCTCCCAGGACTTCCAGGGCAGCACGCCGGGCTTCTTCGTCATCCCCGCCGACCAGCGCACCAACACCGCGCGCATCTTCATCTACCGCTCCAGCGTGCAGGCGGTGGCCGAGGGCTGAGCGGGCGCGTCCCCGAAGGACGGGCGGGGCCACCGTGCCCCGCAAATGAAAGAGGGGCCCCCACCACCGTGGGAGGCCCCTCCGTCATTTCAGAAGCAGCGAAGGCTTACTTCTTGTCCGTCGCGGCCGGGGCGCCGGCGTCGGCCTGCTTCACCAGCGACAGCTCCAGGTTCACGGTGACTTCCTCACCCACCGCGACGCCGCCCGCCTCCAGCGCCTGGTTGTAGGCCAGGCCGAAGTCCTTGCGGTTCAGCTTGGTGGTCGCCGTCACGCCCGTGCGGGTGTTGCCCCAGGGGTCCTTGGACTCCTTCGACGGGCCCGTGACGTCCAGGACGACCGGCTTGGTGACGCCGTGCATGGTCAGGTCACCGGTGACCTTCAGCTTGCCCTGGCCCGCCTTCTGGACCTTGGTGGACTTGAAGGTGATCTCCGGGAACTTGGCCGTGTCGAAGAAGTCAGGGGCCCGCAGGTGCTCGTCGCGCTTGGCGTTGCCGGTGTTGACGGTGGACGCGTCCAGCACGGCCTCGACCTTGGACTTGGTGACGTCCTTGTCATCCAGGTTCACCGTGCCGCTCTTCACGTTGAACGAGCCGGTGACGTTCGACACCATCATGTGACGGACGGAAAAGCCGGCGCTGGAGTGCGAGTCATCCACCTTCCAGGTGGAGGCCAGCGCGATGGACGGGAGGGCGAAAAACAGGGCAACGGCGCTCTTCATGGACGTCTTCATAGGAAGTGTACTCCTTGGGGATACGGCGAAGTCAGGCGCGCAGCGCGAAGCTGCGCATGGACAAGGTTCCGTGATGGAAGCCCTCGAATACGGGGGTGAGACGGTCCTCGGGGAGGGCAGCTCCGAGGACGAAATAGAGCGGCATCAAATGTTCGGCCCTTGGATGCGCGAGCCGCGCGTTCGGTGCATCCAACCATGCTTGAAGGCCGGTGAAGTCTCGCGCCTCCAGCTTCTGCGCAATCCACGCATCAAAGGCCGCGGCCCACGGCTCGACGGACGCCGCCTTCTCGTGGAAATTCAGCCGGCGCAGGTTGTGGACGATGCCGCCGCTGCCCATCAACAGCACGCCCTGTGCGCGCAGCGGCCGGAGGAGCTCGCCCATCCGCGCGATGACCGCGGGGCTCGCGCCCAGCGGCATGGAGACCTGGACGACGGGGAGCTTCGCCTCCGGAAAGGCATGCAGCAGCGGCACCCACGCGCCGTGGTCCCACCCGCGCTCCGCGTCAGCCACGGTGGGCAACCCGCCCGCCTTCAACCGGGCGACCACGTCCTCGGCCAGGGACGGCGCACCCGGCGCGCCGTAGCGCAGGCGGTAGAGCGGCTCGGGAAAGCCATAGAAGTCATGGATGAGTGACGGCTGCGCGCTGGCGGTGACGCGAATCTCGCCGGGCGTCTCCCAATGGGCGGACACCACCACCAGGGCCCGCGCCTGGGCCTCGCCGCCGAAGCGCCGCAGTGCCTGCGGGTAGGCATCCGCGTCCAGGGCCACCATCGGTGAGCCGTGAGAGATGAACGCCGCGGGGGCCACGGCCTGGCCGCCGCCAGGGCCACCCGCCCCCAGCACGCCCGCCACCCCGGCCGCCGCCACGCCTTGAAGCACCACGCGTCTGTCGAGTTCGTCGCCCATGACGGCCGCCTTCTAATGCAACCGGAAGACCACGACACCCAAAACCCCAACCTATTGAATTTACTCCACTCCATAAACCTCCCGTGCAACCAGCCTCTCAAAACGATAGAGACTCAACTCATTCTGGAAGGAGTCGTACAGCGTGGGTGGCCGTTTCGAGCTGGACTTGAGTGAGCTGCTGTCCTTCGAGCCGGGGGGCGGGCTCATCCACTTCGGGGGACAGCGCGTGCTGCTGATGGACCCGGTGGCGCTGGGGCTGCTTCGCAAGGAGCTCATCAAGCTGATGGGGATGACGGCGGCGCGCGGCACCTTCACGCGCCTGGGCTACGCGCACGGCTGGCGCACGGCCGAAGCGATGAAGGGCGCGGTTCCCTGGAAGGACGAATCCCTGTGGCGCCGTGCCGGTGGGCGGCTGCACACCCTCCAGGGACAGGTCCGGGTGGAGCCCGTCCAGCGCCGCGCGGACGAAGGCCCGGAGCCCTTCGCCGAGGCGCAGTGGCGCGACTCCTATGAAGCCGAGCAGCACCT from Myxococcus xanthus encodes the following:
- a CDS encoding YceI family protein; this translates as MKTSMKSAVALFFALPSIALASTWKVDDSHSSAGFSVRHMMVSNVTGSFNVKSGTVNLDDKDVTKSKVEAVLDASTVNTGNAKRDEHLRAPDFFDTAKFPEITFKSTKVQKAGQGKLKVTGDLTMHGVTKPVVLDVTGPSKESKDPWGNTRTGVTATTKLNRKDFGLAYNQALEAGGVAVGEEVTVNLELSLVKQADAGAPAATDKK
- a CDS encoding dioxygenase, which translates into the protein MGDELDRRVVLQGVAAAGVAGVLGAGGPGGGQAVAPAAFISHGSPMVALDADAYPQALRRFGGEAQARALVVVSAHWETPGEIRVTASAQPSLIHDFYGFPEPLYRLRYGAPGAPSLAEDVVARLKAGGLPTVADAERGWDHGAWVPLLHAFPEAKLPVVQVSMPLGASPAVIARMGELLRPLRAQGVLLMGSGGIVHNLRRLNFHEKAASVEPWAAAFDAWIAQKLEARDFTGLQAWLDAPNARLAHPRAEHLMPLYFVLGAALPEDRLTPVFEGFHHGTLSMRSFALRA
- a CDS encoding DUF6982 domain-containing protein, whose translation is MREFRFLDEKRKLGSLSPVEEARWNELRAQLGVDDAPAADAAAWQQQAAPQGYYAADGQWYPYPAGYEQQPQGYYADDGQWYPYPTGYEQQPQGYYADDGQWYPYPVGYDPNQGYDPNAQAYAQQGYDPNAQAYDPNAQAYAQQGYDPNAQAYAQQGYDPNAQAYAQQGYDPNAQAYAQQAYDPNAGYAQGTAEAWQADPQAYAAESVQQQPYPTAPEPQPAVEPDNLSLSDDIDIPALSEPAPWMTPGAGGQAQNALSAEQEPDIEAMPADEEPAAADDPSASFADVTADLQQDAQPVSEEAQPEALSVAEDDFSEVGSDTPAVAASAEPEPSLEASFADLSMEVESAPDAPVAPTGDALASTEVEVPSSEVELLDGTADSEPVLAHEQSPTPIDDAWASAPLAVEPEHVDVADAGDIIDVAAMAEPEAASQVADSEIALDASDMVEASAADTTDAWDAGATTDVTADAIATADHGATDFIAASAGDTYEAQPAEFALDTADVASAEAEPTEIALDAADVSDAAVEHASEMAFDASAEIALDTSDVAVAETYPETALTASDASDASTAEAYPAADFATAEAYPATDFATAEAYPATDFATADVSEAATAEAYPEATLTAFEASDSTAAAPEFALAASDVIETSVPEPELAAADSSSEVVAEASPYGSAAASFEPFAETAFSEGDATAAGEPYTEAVLDAAEVSDTAVSEHAFATSEASESATAEAYPEVALDTADVSDAATMELDSATTAAEATSDTALASSEWGSTDAVEEFATTAHAASDVSELAAFETAPETAHSTYDHSSETSAENELVLDATEMSEPEIALDASDVAESPSAQSPSEITLDATDVAESAPIEPAAEISLEASDVAEPQSAEITLDASEVSEESPAQQGSVPTLELNAAEVSSDEPSLDVIDVESAPGHAGDEASFQAADAGSEQPTLEVIEVGTEATASEVDFPQGAAPFASSDVPSLKIRPVQAGPDLHAETIEVVGDPPHSSARHSARTPSAEEMFDLSGNPEEAVPLVAANEFLAHGHFTPTDERSVAMAEGDAGAIELQPEWASTSEQPAAEAAQTEWATSGEQAASNDAYAGWEDPVSETVELQAEWTEPVTASAWTTSEQTVPATSHAAWAASDAGIASEAGQAEWTDSTTELQPEWVAAEDAAATEAQPEWATTAEQTPTEAQAQWTETAAHAAPGSEQTEWAANTPDATLEAAQADWASPSSEAAPVEPQAEWAEPTAEDGQAHWATAEASPSEGWNTASTEAAPVEVQAEWAESSEAAPTEVQTDWSAPTPDAAPVEVQAEWADPAQQDGAALTAEPAATEAQAGWAAPETADATTDAQAGWTTPGADTAQSEWTAASENGWATAEAAQPEWATPVEEVQTEWTAPATEAAAQPEWATPATEAVPGEGPQPEWASPATEEVQAEWATPAAEAATSSEWASPETEGAQSEWATPAADAAQASWAAAPVEAAQPEWAAPAAEEVQGEWASPAADAAAPSEWASPAMEEAQGEWATPAADAAAPSEWASPATEEAQGEWANPAAEEAQAEWVTPAEGAAPSSEWASPATEEVQAEWATPAEGAAPASEWASPATEEVQAEWAAPATDAAATASEWASPATEEIQAEWATPTTETAAQPEWASPAPEAAQPAWAAPTEGAQAEWAAPEAEEVQGEWAAAPAEGAQQEWATPTEAPHAEWSTPATEEVQAEWADPIEEAAPAAEWASTSAPAASQWDTPADNAPAASEWNAPSGDVPANAWASPTPDTTPAASAEWSATSHDTSATWDASATTEWSSEQTANWNEAPAEEVSLADTATPASTEWNDASVDVEPVMEEAEPIEEASEWEAEPIQDSAPVTSQWAAASTDSPFGAEAQDFTEATPIEEEEVSMELEQEVSEIDVEEEAVVPPPAPIAAFPVTAPAPAHFAQAASLATAAQPQHTAVVMPAAPANSIAVEREPLFDDTAIVGGTALTSFVEGEHRVIIHTVEGQVKRGTIRDADLLDEVISLEQQSGFAAEQIPGKRVKAIFFMLAAGARQPQVEGQKIRVTFNDGRQVAGFSQDFQGSTPGFFVIPADQRTNTARIFIYRSSVQAVAEG